A segment of the Butyrivibrio fibrisolvens genome:
TATACATGGCGCAAAGCGCTTTAAATACTTGATTTACGAGGGGGGTGATGCTATCGTGGATATATTACTGTAGAGGAGGATGGGTATGCTTGCAATACAGATAAGCGGTGTTACAATTTCAGGTAAATAATTACTGATGTATAAAAATCTTTAGAAGGAACTGATGAGTTAATCATGAAACTATTCGTTAGGGATAAACAATTTTATAGAATGCTTGTTGCATTCGCACTTCCAATTGCTCTTCAGCAGCTTATAACTGTCGGTGTAAACATGGCAGACAACGTCATGCTGGGGCAGCTTAGTGAAGCACCAATGAGTGCTGCGACACTTGCTAATAACTTTATTACTATATTTCAGATCATGTGCATGGGACTTGGCATGGGAGCCAGCGTCCTTGTAAGCAGATTCTTTGGAATGAAGGATCAGCTTTCCATGAAGAAATCCGTTGTAATTATGTTCAGACTCCTGTTCATAGTGGCAACCTGCTTTTCTGTTGCTACAGCTTTTTGCCCAGGTCAGATTATGAGCCTTTTTACAAAGGAAGAGGATGTTATCCGTCTGGGAACGGGATATCTTCTTATCTCTATCCCTTGTTATTACTTGAACGGTTATGCTGTTACTTCCAGTATCATGCTTAGAAGTGTTGGAAAGGCTAATGTACCGCTTATTTCAAGCTGCTGCTCATTTTTTATAAATATCTTTTGTAACTGGATATTTATTTTTGGTAAACTTGGAGCACCTGAAATGGGAGTTAATGGTGCAGCTCTCGGTACTCTTATCGCCAGAATCGTTGAGTTTGCAGTTATTATGGGCTTCTTATTCTTTGTAGATACTAATATCGGCCTTAGAATTAAGGACCTTGCTATTTCAGTCAAAGATCTGATCTCAGAGTATGTCAGGATATCCATACCTGTTCTTGTGTCAGATACACTTCTTGGACTTGGTAACAGCGCAGTAGCTGTAGTTATGGGTCATATCGGTTCAAGCTTTGTTGCAGCAAACTCTATTACAACTGTTGTTATGTCACTTGCGACAGTAGTTATTCAGGGTATAAGCCAGGCTAGCTGTACTATTACAGGAATCACTCTTGGTAAGGGTGATGTTGCGAAGGCTAAGGCACAGGGTACAACCTTTGCAGCTCTTGGATTTATCATTGGCGGCTTTGGATGTGTTTTGATACTTGCTATATCAAGACTCATAGTTGGCGCTTATAAGATAGAGCCGGAAACTGCTGACCTTGCCATAGACCTTATGCATGCCCTTGCTTTTGTTATCTGGTTTCAGGCTGCTAACAGTATTCTTACTAAGGGAACGCTTAGGGGCGGCGGTGATACAAAGTTCCTTATGATTGCTGATATAATATTCTTATGGATATTTAGTATACCTCTTGGAGCGCTCACTGGACTTGTACTTAAGTGGCCGGGATTTTGGGTTTACATTATGCTAAGGATCGATCAGTTTATTAAGTGTGTGATCTGCGTTATACGACTTCGAAGTGGTAAATGGATCAAGAGAATAAAAGCATAATTAGTGCATAGAATGTCTGATGATTAAAAACTTCGATGATATATATTCTGTTCCTGTAAAATAAATGAAAAGCAAAATGAATTCTATTCTGATCTGTTTTTTTTACCCGGTTAGAAGTTTTATAATGATGTTTGAAATTATTAGTTAAGAAGGCATATTCAATGATCAAAGTTGACCTTATAACCGGCTTCCTTGGATCCGGAAAAACAACATTTATAAAAAAATATGTAAGATACTTGAATAGTCAGGGAATTAAAGTCTGCATCCTTGAAAATGATTACGGCGCTGTCAATATTGATGTAGCGCTTCTTGAAGATATCAGAAGTGATATGTGCGGAGTTGAGATGATAGTCGGAGGCGACGGAAAACATGCCCATCAAAGACGCCTTAAGACTAAGCTCATAACTCTTGCCATGTCAGGATATCAAAGAGTCATTATAGAACCCTCCGGTATCTTTGATATGGATGAATTCTTCGATACTCTCTATGAATCTCCCCTTGATAATTGGTATGAGATAGGCAGCATTATAGCAATAGCATCAGCAGATCTTGAGAATGATCTTTCTAAGGATTCTGATTATGTGCTTGCATCTGAAATTGCTGATGCAGGAATCGTTGTACTTTCCAAAACAGAAGAAGCAGATGAAGCGCAGATCAAAAGTGTTAAAGACCATATAAGATCAGCATTAGAAGCTATTTCAATAAAAAGAACAGATATCTTCAGATCTGAGGAAGCTTATGACAACTTTTTTATTAATAAAGGAAATGATGAGCTTACGGATGATGACTTTAAGAGAATAGCTTCTGCAGGATATGTTCACGGAGATTATGAAAAAAGACAGATATCGGATGACAGTGCTTATACATCACTTTATCTGTTTGGAGTAAAACTTCCAAAAGATGAACTTATAGAGAATGTAGGTAAAGCCATAGAAGATCCTGAGTGCGGGCATATAATCCGTATTAAGGGATTTGCGAAGGCTGATCATGTGGATGAAGATAAATCAGAACTTCATGTGGAAAATTGCGAATCATCGAAGGGCAAAGCTGAGAATAATGCATTTACTAATTCTGAAAGTGAAGGTTATATAGAAGTTAATGCGACGAGTAAAAATACTTCCATAAGCCATATAAAAAGTGCTCAGGAAGTAATAATCGTCATTGGCGAAAATCTGAAAACCGATAGAATAAATCAGTATTTCCCAACGGCTGATTTCAGCGAATTAATTTGATGTTTTCACGTATGGTACAATATAGATGTATTTCAAACTACAGCTAAGGAGATGATCCTTAATGAGATTCTTATTTATCTCGAATTATATTAATCATCACCAGATCCCTCTATGTGAAGCGATCATGAGGATCATAGGTGATGAGAATTTTATATTTGTTCAGACACAGCCTATGGAAGAAGAAAGAGTTCGCATGGGCTGGGGTGTTGATGTGTATAAACTCCCCTATGTGAAAATATATGACAATGACAAGATCGGCACCCTAAATGCAATTAATGATTTTGATATAGTACTTCTTGGATGGACAGAAAATGAAGAAGTAAGAAATGCTTGCCTCCAAAGAGCTGATAGCGGCAAGCCCCTTCTTAGGATGAGCGAAAGAATCTACCGCGAAGGCCAGTGGAAAGCAATATCCCCCAAAGGCCTTATTGCCAAATATAAAGAACATATCAGATTTAGAAATAAAAAAGTCTATATGCTGTGTAACGGAGCATACGTTGCCTCCGACTTTGCCCTTATAGGAGCATATCCTCACAAGATGTTCAGATGGGGCTATTTCCCTGAAGTCAGAGAGTATACCCCTGAACAGATGAGACGCATGAAAAGAATGGAAGACAACAAAACTCCAAGGATCCTATGGGCTGGACGATTCATGGACGGCGTCAAACACCCAGAATTTGCCCTGGAACTTGCAGCATATCTTAAAGAAAAAAACTATTCTTTTCATATAGATATCGTCGGCAATGGTGAAATGGATGATGATCTTAAAACCTACGCCGAAGACAACAAGCTTATGGACGTAGTCACCTTCCACGGGTTCCTACCCCCAAACAGAGTAAGACAAATGATGGAAGAAGCCCACATATACCTCTTTACAAGCAATAACCTCGAAGGCTGGGGCGCCGTAGTTAACGAAGCCATGAACTCCGGCTGCGCCCTCGTCGCCGGCTCCATGGCCGGCGCAGTGCCATATCTTATCAAAGACGGCGAGAATGGCTATATCTATAACGGCGAAAAACTGGATAGCTTCCTAAAAAAAGCCGAAGCATTAGTAAAGCACCCTTCTCGTCAGCAGAAGTTCGGCAACAACGCATATGATACCATCATTAAACAGTGGAATAGTGAAGTTGCTGCAAGAAGATTAATAGATTTTTGTAATGCTATCATCAAAGATAAAGACTATATTGCACCTGCAGATGGCCCGATGAGCTTGGCACCGGTTATTAAGCCATACGTTGTCCCTGATGATTTAACTAATTGAAGGCGATTTACAAAAACACATATTCATTGCATGTTTACTAATTCAATGAATATATAAGCGATAGAGCCTTCGACGAAGTCGAAGTCATTTGCCTATATTTCCTACAGATTCATTGAATTACAAAACACGCAGAAAGTGTGCGTTTATATTTCAAGGGTGCCAAAACATATGACTTCTAGAACGAAGTTGCAAAAGCCATAGTACCAAGAACCAAATTACATACATAAAATATCACAAGTACTTTGAACATTCCTGAGGGTGGTAGTTAATAAAGGATTTGGGGGTCTTTGAAAATTATATTAAATTCAAGAGCATGATAGATGGAATGATATATTCTTGTTTGGGATTCACATGCCCCCGCGAAGCGAGTTTGAATCCCAGAATATATCATTCCAGATATATGCCTTGAATTTAATATAATTTTCACGACCCCCAAATCCTTTATTAACTACCACCCTCAGGAATGCGCAAGCACCTATATTTTTACCGCGCCCCCTGCCGTACGGACGGCGGTACCATCCAGCCCGCGAACTTCATGATGGAACGGCTCTGGGTCGCCACCACTTTCTTGCGCCAGTCTCTTGGTGCTTCACCAAAATCTTCCAGAAAATGACGATTAAAGCTAGATAAGGAATGAAAGCCCACTTCATCAGAAATGTTGAGGATGGGCATTTCTGTTGTACGTAGAAGTACAGATGCCTTCTGGACCCTTATGTGATTAAGATATCTTAAAGGCCCATCTCCAACGATCGCTGTAAACAGACGCCTAAAGTGAGTTGGTGATAGAGAACACATGGCTGCAAGATCTTCTATTGCAAAGTCCTCCATGTAATGTTCCTGGATATAGTCAATTGCAGGAGCGATAACAAGTGCATTTTCATGCGGATGATCGCTTGCAGCAAGTTCATATTTTTTGTATACAGGAAATAGTTTTACTATAAGTGCCATAAGAAGGCCTCTTACAGAAAACTCATAGTTGCTACCTTTTCTCTGAAGCTCGCAGATGGCAGCAGTAACAAGGTTGTAGATATCAGGATACTCGGCACGAGGGAGTATTCCATAGTAATTATGGAGCATCTTGTTAAGCTCTGCTGAGTGTTCGAGCGCACTTAATGGAAATAGCGGCTCAAGAAGAGATTGGATATCTACGAATATATAAGACCACTTGCTTGCACATCCCGGGTCTGAATATGTGGTGTGAGATATATTGTTGGCTACGATCGTAACATCGCCTGCGTGGAAGGACTGCTTGTCACCCATGAATTCCATGGTTCCGCTTTCGGTCTCGCACAGACCTATCTCAAGGCAGTTATGAAAATGTAAAGTTCCTGAGGGAATATCTGAGATTCTCCATTGCTCACCTGAAAGGAGCAGAACAGGGAAGTATTCCGGCAGATCGTAGCTTCTGAATTCTATTGTCTGTTGCTTGGATTTTGGCATAAAGGCAATACCTCCGTGTGAATACACTATCAAGTATATAATATGACGGAAATCAAAGTAAAGATTTGACAATGCATTTCTGACCGAAAAAATATACGAAAATCAAATTAATTTATTGTATATTAAAATAAAACATATGCTAAAAACATGATTATTAACAAAAATCACCAACTGATTTAGTTGAAAATAGACAACAGTTGGTGATTTTTATTTTATCATGGTCAAAAATGCATAGTTTTTGTAGATGAAATGAAGCGAATAAATAACCACAAAACCATACAATTGAAATTGAACAGCAGCCAAATGCGGAGGAGGTTTTCATGGGAAAAAGTAAAGAGGTGGCCATGGCGAAAGCAAAGCCCCAAGTTAAAACAAGCTGGAAAAAAGCTTTTAAGAGAGACTGGCAGTTATATCTGCTTTTAATATTTCCACTTGCAATGGTATTTATTTTCAACTATGCAGCTTATCCGGGACTTCGAATGGTTTTCATGAACTATAAAGTTATGAAGGGATATAGCGGAAGCCAATGGGTTGGAATGAAGAATTTCGCGGATCTTTTTACAGGACCGTCAAGTGCCAGATTTCTAATGGCTCTTAAAAATTCTATTGTATTTAACCTGCTGGATCTTGCACTTGGGTTTCCAATGCCGATCATTCTGGCAGTAATGCTCAATGAGCTTAGGTTTCCCAAATACAAAAAAGTAACACAGACAATTCTCTATCTGCCTCACTTCCTTTCATGGGCAGTAATCGGATCTATCGCTCTTACAATGTTCCGTACTAACACAGGTCTTATCAATATGACCTTAAGCAGATTCGGACTGATAGAGCAGGGAATTCCTTTCCTTACAGAGAAGTTCCACTGGGCTGCAACATACCTTCTTATAGGCGTATGGCAGGGAATGGGATGGGGATCAATCCTCTATCTTGCAGCTATTACAGGTATAAGTGGTGATCTTTATGAAGCAGCCATGATCGATGGCGCAAGCAGATGGCAGAGAATATGGCATATCACACTTCCCGGAATTCGTCCTACTATAGTAACACTTCTTATCATGAATCTTGGACGATTAATGGGATCCAATCTTGAAAGACTTGTAGCACTTGATAATGCTCTGGTACGAGACTTCCAGTATCAGCTGGCTGTATACATTTACGATTATGGTTTTTCCGGTCAGCATTATTCAATAGGTACTGCAGCAAACCTGTTCCAGTCACTTGTTGGTCTTGCGATGGTACTTATAGCTGACAGAGTTGCAAAAGCTCTGGGAGAAACAGGACTGCTTTAAAGGAGGATGAAGATGGATACAGCAGTTTTTAAGGGAGGCAAAATAATGGCCGGCAAAAGAAAAGATAAAGATAATGATATCTCTGCTGGTGGAAGCAG
Coding sequences within it:
- a CDS encoding MATE family efflux transporter is translated as MKLFVRDKQFYRMLVAFALPIALQQLITVGVNMADNVMLGQLSEAPMSAATLANNFITIFQIMCMGLGMGASVLVSRFFGMKDQLSMKKSVVIMFRLLFIVATCFSVATAFCPGQIMSLFTKEEDVIRLGTGYLLISIPCYYLNGYAVTSSIMLRSVGKANVPLISSCCSFFINIFCNWIFIFGKLGAPEMGVNGAALGTLIARIVEFAVIMGFLFFVDTNIGLRIKDLAISVKDLISEYVRISIPVLVSDTLLGLGNSAVAVVMGHIGSSFVAANSITTVVMSLATVVIQGISQASCTITGITLGKGDVAKAKAQGTTFAALGFIIGGFGCVLILAISRLIVGAYKIEPETADLAIDLMHALAFVIWFQAANSILTKGTLRGGGDTKFLMIADIIFLWIFSIPLGALTGLVLKWPGFWVYIMLRIDQFIKCVICVIRLRSGKWIKRIKA
- a CDS encoding GTP-binding protein, with amino-acid sequence MIKVDLITGFLGSGKTTFIKKYVRYLNSQGIKVCILENDYGAVNIDVALLEDIRSDMCGVEMIVGGDGKHAHQRRLKTKLITLAMSGYQRVIIEPSGIFDMDEFFDTLYESPLDNWYEIGSIIAIASADLENDLSKDSDYVLASEIADAGIVVLSKTEEADEAQIKSVKDHIRSALEAISIKRTDIFRSEEAYDNFFINKGNDELTDDDFKRIASAGYVHGDYEKRQISDDSAYTSLYLFGVKLPKDELIENVGKAIEDPECGHIIRIKGFAKADHVDEDKSELHVENCESSKGKAENNAFTNSESEGYIEVNATSKNTSISHIKSAQEVIIVIGENLKTDRINQYFPTADFSELI
- a CDS encoding glycosyltransferase family 4 protein — protein: MRFLFISNYINHHQIPLCEAIMRIIGDENFIFVQTQPMEEERVRMGWGVDVYKLPYVKIYDNDKIGTLNAINDFDIVLLGWTENEEVRNACLQRADSGKPLLRMSERIYREGQWKAISPKGLIAKYKEHIRFRNKKVYMLCNGAYVASDFALIGAYPHKMFRWGYFPEVREYTPEQMRRMKRMEDNKTPRILWAGRFMDGVKHPEFALELAAYLKEKNYSFHIDIVGNGEMDDDLKTYAEDNKLMDVVTFHGFLPPNRVRQMMEEAHIYLFTSNNLEGWGAVVNEAMNSGCALVAGSMAGAVPYLIKDGENGYIYNGEKLDSFLKKAEALVKHPSRQQKFGNNAYDTIIKQWNSEVAARRLIDFCNAIIKDKDYIAPADGPMSLAPVIKPYVVPDDLTN
- a CDS encoding AraC family transcriptional regulator — its product is MPKSKQQTIEFRSYDLPEYFPVLLLSGEQWRISDIPSGTLHFHNCLEIGLCETESGTMEFMGDKQSFHAGDVTIVANNISHTTYSDPGCASKWSYIFVDIQSLLEPLFPLSALEHSAELNKMLHNYYGILPRAEYPDIYNLVTAAICELQRKGSNYEFSVRGLLMALIVKLFPVYKKYELAASDHPHENALVIAPAIDYIQEHYMEDFAIEDLAAMCSLSPTHFRRLFTAIVGDGPLRYLNHIRVQKASVLLRTTEMPILNISDEVGFHSLSSFNRHFLEDFGEAPRDWRKKVVATQSRSIMKFAGWMVPPSVRQGAR
- a CDS encoding sugar ABC transporter permease; the protein is MGKSKEVAMAKAKPQVKTSWKKAFKRDWQLYLLLIFPLAMVFIFNYAAYPGLRMVFMNYKVMKGYSGSQWVGMKNFADLFTGPSSARFLMALKNSIVFNLLDLALGFPMPIILAVMLNELRFPKYKKVTQTILYLPHFLSWAVIGSIALTMFRTNTGLINMTLSRFGLIEQGIPFLTEKFHWAATYLLIGVWQGMGWGSILYLAAITGISGDLYEAAMIDGASRWQRIWHITLPGIRPTIVTLLIMNLGRLMGSNLERLVALDNALVRDFQYQLAVYIYDYGFSGQHYSIGTAANLFQSLVGLAMVLIADRVAKALGETGLL